Proteins from a single region of Amycolatopsis sp. CA-230715:
- a CDS encoding response regulator has translation MIRVLLVDDQQLVRAGLRMLCEAAPDIEVTGEAENGQRAVALAAEDPPDVVLMDLRMPGLDGIGATERILGARPSTRVVVLTTFDDDDHLYPALGAGACGFLAKDAAPAELLDAIRRAAAGDSPFSPAVLRRLVGRALENRAAVPASPDRVAAGITEREAEVLSLVGAGLSNAEIAGRLYLGVTTVKTHVASLMAKTGHANRVQLAVFAVRSGWTP, from the coding sequence GTGATCAGGGTCCTGCTCGTGGACGACCAGCAGCTCGTGCGTGCCGGGCTGCGGATGCTGTGCGAGGCGGCGCCCGATATCGAGGTCACCGGCGAGGCGGAGAACGGGCAGCGCGCCGTCGCACTGGCCGCGGAGGATCCGCCGGACGTGGTGCTGATGGACCTCCGGATGCCCGGCCTCGACGGAATCGGTGCCACGGAACGGATCCTGGGCGCGCGACCGTCGACGAGGGTGGTGGTGCTGACCACGTTCGACGATGACGACCACCTGTACCCGGCGCTCGGGGCCGGCGCGTGCGGGTTCCTCGCCAAGGACGCCGCGCCCGCCGAGCTGCTCGACGCGATCCGCCGCGCGGCCGCGGGCGACAGTCCGTTCAGCCCGGCGGTGCTGCGGCGGCTGGTGGGCAGGGCGCTGGAGAACCGCGCCGCGGTGCCCGCGAGCCCGGACCGCGTCGCGGCGGGGATCACCGAGCGCGAGGCCGAGGTGCTCTCGCTCGTCGGTGCCGGGCTGTCCAACGCGGAGATCGCGGGCAGGCTCTACCTCGGCGTCACCACGGTCAAGACGCACGTCGCGAGCCTGATGGCGAAAACGGGACACGCCAACCGGGTGCAGCTAGCGGTGTTCGCCGTCCGAAGCGGCTGGACGCCCTGA
- a CDS encoding sensor histidine kinase produces the protein MPAVQKIAGVPFVPVRLLPLVLAAVTVPVLGSGGALDWVLAFAAAVLTIGGGTWPYVVTVAQAVLLAVAADSTVSARFVVQFLALYAVIEVLMRREGWWRAVAVVPAWGATAVLWWVLTGEFARTALATVVLAGSATILGVHMWSLRLGMRTYHAQVAELTRLRSVEAVAVRAAERGAIARELHDLVAHHVASIVLRVGIARHVAGSADARVAEVLDDVHATGNAALGDLRELVHVLRDPATADRDPAAPLLEPADLRGALDAVVTRIEQAGLPVTSEVDAAAAGLDALRRLAVLRVAQEGLTNALRHAEQATGARLRVSVGEDDVVRVEVTDDGRPHAARDLPGYGLAGLSERVDAVGGTFEAGPGERGWRLAAVLPPARVPSGGGA, from the coding sequence ATGCCAGCCGTTCAGAAGATCGCCGGGGTGCCGTTCGTCCCGGTCCGGTTGCTGCCGCTCGTGCTCGCGGCGGTGACCGTGCCGGTGCTCGGTTCCGGCGGCGCGCTGGACTGGGTGCTCGCCTTCGCCGCCGCCGTGCTGACCATCGGCGGCGGCACCTGGCCCTACGTGGTGACCGTCGCGCAGGCGGTGCTGCTCGCCGTCGCCGCGGACAGCACGGTCTCGGCCCGGTTCGTGGTGCAGTTCCTCGCCCTGTACGCGGTGATCGAAGTGCTGATGCGCCGCGAAGGCTGGTGGCGCGCGGTCGCCGTCGTCCCGGCCTGGGGTGCGACGGCGGTGCTGTGGTGGGTGCTCACCGGCGAGTTCGCCCGCACCGCGCTGGCCACGGTGGTGCTGGCGGGCAGCGCGACGATCCTCGGCGTGCACATGTGGTCGCTGCGCCTCGGGATGCGGACCTACCACGCGCAGGTCGCCGAGCTGACCCGGCTCCGCTCGGTCGAAGCGGTGGCGGTGCGCGCCGCCGAACGCGGTGCGATCGCCCGCGAGCTGCACGACCTGGTCGCGCACCACGTCGCGTCGATCGTGCTGCGCGTCGGCATCGCCCGCCACGTCGCCGGAAGCGCGGACGCGCGCGTGGCCGAGGTCCTCGACGACGTGCACGCCACCGGCAACGCCGCGCTCGGCGACCTCCGCGAGCTGGTGCACGTGCTGCGCGACCCGGCGACGGCGGACCGCGATCCGGCGGCGCCGCTGCTGGAGCCCGCGGATCTGCGCGGCGCGCTGGACGCGGTGGTCACGAGGATCGAGCAGGCGGGCCTTCCGGTGACGAGCGAGGTCGACGCGGCGGCCGCGGGGCTGGACGCGTTGCGGCGGCTCGCGGTGCTGCGGGTGGCGCAGGAGGGCCTGACCAACGCGCTGCGGCACGCCGAGCAGGCGACCGGCGCGCGGCTGCGGGTGTCGGTCGGCGAGGATGACGTCGTGCGCGTCGAAGTGACCGACGACGGGCGGCCGCACGCCGCTCGCGACCTGCCCGGCTACGGGCTGGCCGGTCTGTCGGAGCGGGTCGACGCCGTCGGGGGCACGTTCGAGGCGGGTCCAGGTGAGCGGGGCTGGCGGCTGGCCGCGGTGCTGCCGCCGGCGCGCGTGCCCTCGGGAGGCGGCGCGTGA
- a CDS encoding alpha-hydroxy acid oxidase, protein MGQGEGAPGVVAGEDSDGGGWRVTPALEQLRRRAKDVLDPVHYDYFAGGAGEEVVLGENPRAYDRLALRPRILRGSAKRDLSVELPGARASMPVFVSPTAFHKLAHPDGELATARAVAAAGTVLVSSMAASVPIAEVTAAAREVDRDAAVWFQLYLQNSREVTACLVRRAEEAGCSAFVVTVDSPVFARRARERTHPFSDLPAHIAAENMRDLPGSEPGALRDVEMSPEVSWEYVAWLRERTSLPILLKGVLHPDDAVLAVDAGVDGVLVSNHGGRQFDAAPAAAEALPSIVDAVDGRIAVLVDGGVRRGGDVAKALALGARAVGVGRPVLWGLAADGENGVREVLEALRAEFDHALTLCGGRGLADLTRDLVVVRGSGAAW, encoded by the coding sequence ATGGGACAGGGAGAAGGCGCGCCCGGTGTCGTCGCGGGCGAGGACTCCGACGGCGGAGGCTGGCGGGTGACCCCCGCGCTGGAGCAGCTCCGCCGTCGCGCGAAGGACGTGCTCGACCCGGTGCACTACGACTACTTCGCCGGGGGAGCGGGCGAGGAGGTCGTGCTCGGCGAGAACCCCCGCGCCTACGACCGGCTCGCACTGCGGCCGAGGATCCTCCGCGGCAGCGCCAAACGGGACCTTTCGGTCGAGCTTCCCGGTGCGCGCGCGAGCATGCCGGTCTTCGTCTCGCCGACGGCGTTCCACAAGCTCGCCCATCCCGACGGCGAGCTGGCGACGGCGCGCGCGGTGGCCGCCGCGGGCACCGTGCTGGTCTCCAGCATGGCCGCGTCCGTGCCGATCGCCGAGGTGACCGCCGCCGCGCGCGAAGTCGACCGCGACGCCGCCGTGTGGTTCCAGCTCTACCTGCAGAACTCCCGTGAAGTGACCGCCTGTCTCGTCCGCAGGGCGGAGGAGGCGGGCTGCTCGGCGTTCGTGGTGACCGTCGACTCCCCGGTGTTCGCGCGACGTGCGCGCGAGCGGACCCACCCGTTCAGCGATCTTCCCGCCCACATCGCCGCGGAGAACATGCGCGACCTCCCCGGCAGCGAGCCCGGCGCGCTGCGTGACGTCGAAATGTCGCCGGAGGTGTCGTGGGAGTACGTGGCGTGGCTGCGGGAGCGCACCTCGCTGCCGATCCTGCTCAAGGGCGTGCTGCACCCGGACGACGCGGTGCTCGCGGTCGACGCCGGGGTCGACGGGGTGCTGGTGTCCAACCACGGCGGCCGCCAGTTCGACGCGGCACCCGCCGCAGCCGAGGCCCTTCCGTCCATTGTGGACGCTGTCGACGGCAGGATCGCGGTACTGGTGGACGGTGGCGTGCGACGGGGCGGTGACGTCGCCAAGGCGCTGGCGCTGGGCGCGCGCGCCGTCGGCGTCGGCAGGCCGGTGCTGTGGGGGCTGGCCGCGGACGGTGAGAACGGGGTGCGCGAGGTGCTGGAAGCCCTGCGCGCCGAGTTCGACCACGCGCTCACGTTGTGCGGCGGGCGCGGTCTCGCCGACCTGACGCGGGACCTCGTCGTGGTGCGGGGGAGCGGGGCCGCGTGGTGA
- a CDS encoding beta-class carbonic anhydrase has translation MTVTDELLANNAKYAEGFSGPLPLPPSKHVAVVACMDARLNVYGALGLNEGEAHVIRNAGGVVTEDEIRSLAISQRLLGTEEIILVHHTDCGMLTFTDDEFKASIERDTGLRPPWAAEAFSDPEADVRQSIGRIRNSPFVPKKDSVRGFVFDVATGRLTEVTA, from the coding sequence ATGACCGTCACGGACGAACTGCTCGCGAACAACGCCAAGTACGCCGAAGGGTTCTCGGGACCGCTGCCCCTGCCGCCGTCGAAGCACGTCGCCGTCGTCGCGTGCATGGACGCCCGGCTCAACGTCTACGGCGCGCTCGGCCTCAACGAGGGCGAAGCGCACGTCATCCGCAACGCGGGCGGAGTGGTGACCGAGGACGAGATCCGCTCGCTGGCGATCAGCCAGCGGTTGCTCGGCACCGAGGAGATCATCCTGGTGCACCACACCGACTGCGGCATGCTCACCTTCACCGACGACGAGTTCAAGGCCTCGATCGAGCGGGACACCGGGCTGAGGCCGCCGTGGGCCGCCGAAGCGTTCAGCGATCCCGAAGCCGATGTGCGGCAGTCGATCGGCCGCATCCGGAACAGCCCGTTCGTGCCGAAGAAGGATTCGGTGCGCGGGTTCGTGTTCGACGTCGCGACCGGGAGGCTGACCGAGGTCACCGCCTGA
- a CDS encoding MarR family winged helix-turn-helix transcriptional regulator — MGTDAAEVWGKLVSVVMDSRGDWRRSVSEATGLPFTRVRALKRLGEPRTMADLADRMGVDAPAATVAVNDLEARGLVLRRPHPGNRRAKLVELTPAGRRVLDTVHAVADRPPAGLAALGEDDLAALAALLDRISAP, encoded by the coding sequence GTGGGTACGGATGCGGCCGAGGTGTGGGGCAAGCTGGTCTCGGTGGTGATGGACAGCAGGGGCGACTGGCGCCGGTCCGTCTCCGAAGCCACCGGGCTGCCGTTCACCAGGGTGCGCGCGCTGAAGCGGCTCGGCGAGCCCCGCACGATGGCCGATCTCGCCGACCGGATGGGCGTCGACGCGCCCGCCGCCACGGTCGCCGTCAACGACCTGGAAGCGCGCGGGCTCGTGCTGCGCCGCCCGCACCCGGGCAACCGGCGCGCCAAGCTCGTCGAACTGACCCCGGCGGGCAGGCGCGTCCTCGACACCGTGCACGCCGTCGCCGACCGGCCGCCCGCGGGACTGGCCGCGCTGGGCGAGGACGACCTCGCCGCGCTCGCCGCACTCCTCGACCGGATTTCCGCGCCGTGA
- a CDS encoding MFS transporter: MSLFIVGLDNTIVNLALPSIQRDLHSPPTGLQWTIDAYTVVIASLLMLSGSMADRFGRRRVFQLGLVLFGLGSLLCSIAPTTGALIAFRMIQAIGGSMLNPVAMSIITNTFTDPRERARAIGVWGGVVGLSMSLGPVVGGALVDAVGWRSIFWLNVPVCVLAIVLTAVYVPESKAPHPRRFDPVGQLLVMVLLASLTYGVIEGPGAGWGSPWIVGCFAAAAISAVALAFYERRRREPLLDTRFFRSAPFSGATLIAITGFAALGGFLFLNALYLQDVRGLSPLHAGLYTLPMAVMTGIFAPLSGRVVGSRGPRLPLLVAGAGITLCAVLLSTLDIDTPVWQLLLAYLAFGIGFGMLNAPITNAAVSGMPRAQAGVAAAVASTSRQVGASLGVAVLGAAVTARVTPSRGFAEASHLGWYIMAGCGVAVLVLGLASTSAWALRTASAVAAGEEAPREKALR; encoded by the coding sequence ATGAGCCTGTTCATCGTCGGGCTCGACAACACCATCGTGAACCTCGCGCTGCCGTCGATCCAGCGCGACCTGCACTCCCCGCCCACCGGTCTGCAGTGGACGATCGACGCCTACACCGTGGTGATCGCCAGCCTGCTCATGCTGTCCGGCTCGATGGCCGACCGGTTCGGGCGCCGCCGTGTCTTCCAGCTCGGCCTCGTCCTGTTCGGACTCGGTTCGCTGCTGTGCAGCATCGCGCCGACCACCGGCGCGCTCATCGCCTTCCGGATGATCCAGGCGATCGGTGGTTCGATGCTCAACCCGGTCGCCATGTCGATCATCACGAACACCTTCACCGATCCGCGCGAACGGGCGCGGGCGATCGGAGTGTGGGGCGGCGTGGTCGGGCTCAGCATGTCGCTGGGCCCCGTCGTCGGCGGCGCGCTCGTCGACGCGGTGGGCTGGCGCTCGATCTTCTGGCTCAACGTCCCCGTGTGCGTGCTCGCGATCGTGCTCACCGCGGTGTACGTGCCGGAGTCGAAGGCACCGCACCCGCGCCGCTTCGACCCGGTCGGCCAGCTGCTGGTGATGGTCCTGCTCGCGTCGCTGACCTACGGCGTCATCGAAGGACCCGGCGCGGGCTGGGGCTCCCCGTGGATCGTGGGCTGCTTCGCCGCCGCCGCGATTTCGGCCGTGGCACTGGCTTTCTACGAACGACGACGCCGCGAGCCGTTGCTCGACACCCGCTTCTTCCGCAGCGCGCCGTTCAGCGGCGCCACCCTCATCGCGATCACCGGGTTCGCCGCGCTCGGCGGGTTCCTCTTCCTGAACGCGCTGTACCTGCAGGACGTGCGCGGCCTGTCCCCGCTGCACGCGGGCCTGTACACACTGCCGATGGCGGTGATGACCGGGATCTTCGCGCCGCTGTCCGGCCGGGTCGTCGGGTCGAGGGGCCCGCGCCTGCCGCTGCTCGTCGCGGGCGCCGGGATCACGCTGTGCGCGGTCCTGCTGTCCACATTGGACATCGACACCCCGGTCTGGCAGTTGCTGCTCGCCTACCTGGCGTTCGGCATCGGGTTCGGCATGCTGAACGCGCCGATCACCAACGCGGCGGTGTCCGGGATGCCGAGGGCGCAGGCCGGGGTCGCCGCGGCGGTCGCCTCGACCAGCCGCCAGGTCGGCGCGTCGCTCGGGGTCGCCGTGCTCGGCGCCGCCGTCACCGCGCGGGTCACCCCGTCGCGGGGTTTCGCCGAGGCGAGCCACCTCGGCTGGTACATCATGGCGGGCTGCGGCGTCGCGGTACTCGTGCTGGGGCTCGCGAGCACCAGCGCCTGGGCGCTGCGCACCGCTTCCGCCGTCGCGGCAGGCGAAGAAGCGCCACGGGAGAAGGCACTGCGGTGA
- the helR gene encoding RNA polymerase recycling motor ATPase HelR — protein sequence MSTQGYEAELRSERDYVAGLYTRLDAERARVKGEYRKALRGDGGTPMERDVRVRATAREVKRLDVADNGLCFGRLDTVSGERSYIGRIGLFDEENDYEPVLLDWRAPAARAFYVATGANPENMRRRRQLHTGGRTVTGFTDEVFGRPAEGEQGDAALLAAVNAPRGEGMRDIVATIQAEQDEIIRLDHPGVLVIEGGPGTGKTVVALHRVAYLLYTQRERMERHGVLVIGPNPSFLHHIGRVLPSLGESDVVFMTPGDLVPGLSTTAEDAPEVARLKGSLKMLDVLAAAVADRQRLPEEPVPIQLKDVTVHIDAPTAEWARQEARDSGLPHNEARATFTEIVTYVLTERAIGRIGRGWLTRDDREEWEDMRTGLVKELAQDDRFLAALDALWPILTPETLLGSLYSSEERLRAAGADPVLLRADEEAWTVSDIPLLDELVDLLGFDKTAEKAAQRAAERERKAKEEYAEGVMEIMKLDREEMDEDVMLAAENLIFADELADRFVDQDTRTLVERAAADRDWTYRHVVVDEAQELSEMDWRVLMRRCPNRSFTVVGDLAQRRSEAGARSWGSMLERYVPGRWVYRSLSVNYRTPAEIMAVAAALLAEFAPGVEPPESVRACGVQPWSRRVTEDELPVAIEEFERDEAGREGTSVVIGPPGVPGAVRASDTKGLEFDAVLVVDPDRILADGPRGAAELYVALTRATQRLGVLHRNPMPEALTGLVEVPVSAGAGK from the coding sequence GTGTCAACTCAGGGGTACGAAGCGGAATTGCGGTCCGAACGGGACTACGTGGCCGGGCTTTACACGCGGCTCGACGCCGAGCGCGCGCGAGTGAAGGGGGAGTACCGGAAGGCACTGCGGGGAGACGGCGGAACGCCGATGGAACGGGACGTGCGGGTGCGCGCGACGGCCAGGGAGGTGAAGCGGCTGGACGTCGCCGACAACGGATTGTGCTTCGGGCGACTGGACACCGTTTCCGGTGAACGTTCCTACATCGGCCGGATCGGCCTTTTTGACGAGGAAAACGACTACGAGCCCGTGCTGCTCGATTGGCGGGCTCCGGCGGCGCGCGCGTTCTACGTCGCCACCGGCGCGAACCCGGAGAACATGCGCCGCCGCCGTCAGCTCCACACGGGCGGGCGGACGGTCACCGGGTTCACCGACGAGGTGTTCGGCAGGCCAGCCGAGGGCGAGCAGGGCGACGCGGCGCTGCTCGCGGCGGTCAACGCGCCGCGAGGCGAGGGGATGCGCGACATCGTCGCGACGATCCAGGCCGAGCAGGACGAGATCATCCGGCTCGACCACCCCGGGGTGCTGGTGATCGAGGGCGGGCCCGGTACCGGGAAGACCGTGGTGGCGCTGCACCGGGTCGCGTACCTGCTCTACACCCAGCGGGAGCGGATGGAACGGCACGGCGTGCTCGTGATCGGGCCCAATCCGTCGTTCCTGCACCACATCGGCCGCGTCCTGCCGTCGCTCGGGGAGTCCGACGTCGTGTTCATGACCCCGGGGGACCTCGTGCCGGGGCTGAGCACCACGGCCGAGGACGCGCCGGAAGTCGCGCGGCTCAAGGGATCGCTGAAGATGCTGGACGTGCTCGCTGCGGCGGTCGCCGACCGGCAGCGGCTGCCGGAGGAGCCGGTGCCGATCCAGCTGAAGGACGTCACGGTGCACATCGACGCCCCGACCGCGGAGTGGGCGAGGCAGGAGGCGCGCGACAGCGGGCTGCCGCACAACGAGGCCCGCGCGACGTTCACCGAGATCGTCACGTACGTGCTCACCGAACGGGCGATCGGCCGGATCGGACGGGGCTGGCTGACCAGGGACGACCGCGAAGAATGGGAGGACATGCGGACCGGGCTGGTCAAGGAGCTCGCGCAGGACGACCGGTTCCTCGCCGCGCTCGACGCGCTGTGGCCGATCCTGACCCCGGAAACGCTGCTGGGATCGCTGTACTCCTCCGAAGAACGGCTGCGGGCGGCGGGCGCGGACCCGGTGCTCCTGCGCGCCGACGAAGAGGCGTGGACGGTGTCGGACATCCCGTTGCTCGACGAGCTGGTCGACCTCCTCGGTTTCGACAAGACGGCGGAAAAGGCGGCGCAGCGGGCCGCCGAGCGGGAACGCAAAGCCAAGGAGGAGTACGCCGAAGGCGTCATGGAGATCATGAAGCTGGACCGCGAGGAAATGGACGAGGACGTCATGCTGGCGGCCGAAAACCTGATCTTCGCCGACGAGCTGGCCGACCGCTTCGTCGACCAGGACACCCGCACCCTTGTCGAACGCGCCGCCGCGGACCGGGACTGGACCTACCGGCACGTGGTGGTCGACGAGGCGCAGGAACTGTCCGAAATGGACTGGCGGGTGCTGATGCGGCGGTGCCCCAACCGGTCCTTCACGGTGGTCGGCGATCTCGCCCAGCGCCGGTCGGAGGCGGGCGCGCGCTCGTGGGGCTCGATGCTGGAGCGCTACGTGCCCGGCCGCTGGGTCTACCGGTCGCTGTCGGTGAACTACCGCACCCCGGCGGAGATCATGGCCGTCGCCGCGGCGCTGCTCGCCGAGTTCGCGCCCGGTGTCGAGCCGCCGGAGTCGGTCCGCGCGTGCGGTGTCCAGCCGTGGTCGAGGCGGGTGACCGAGGACGAACTGCCCGTCGCCATCGAGGAATTCGAGCGGGACGAGGCGGGCCGTGAAGGCACCAGCGTGGTGATCGGGCCGCCGGGGGTGCCCGGCGCGGTGCGCGCCTCCGACACGAAGGGCTTGGAGTTCGACGCCGTGCTGGTCGTGGACCCGGACCGGATCCTCGCCGACGGCCCGCGCGGCGCGGCCGAGCTCTACGTCGCGCTCACCCGCGCCACCCAGCGCCTCGGCGTCCTGCACCGGAACCCGATGCCGGAGGCGCTGACCGGGCTCGTCGAAGTCCCGGTGTCCGCCGGCGCGGGGAAGTAA
- a CDS encoding AMP-dependent synthetase/ligase has protein sequence MPNPAPKTLCESFQSLVAAHPDRVAIRTPGDTTVLTWRDYGRRVERIAAGLAGLGVGKGDTVGIMLTNSPEFHLVDTAALHAGATPFSIYNTNPPEKVRYLFGNAGNRVVVCETQFLDVVEAAARAGDVEHIVCVDGEREGVISLAELENSPAPGFDFEASWRAVDAGDVLTIVYTSGTTGPPKGVELTHANLIANTEAAREVADIAVGDRVVSYLPDAHAANRWVCHWGNLFTGVEITTVANPKEVLAALTDARPTFFVGVPAIWYKIKAGVEAKLAAEKSPVKKRLGAWAIGVGRRVVRLEGKPVPFPLRLRHRIADRLVLSRVRAALGLDEVKVAASSAAPIEPDALEFMLALGVTVCEAWGMSELTAAATANRPGRIRVGTVGTPFSGVEVRIAEDGELLVRGPIVMKGYRGEPEKTAEILDADGWLHSGDIATIDEDGYVRIVDRKKELIINAAGKNMSPSNIENAVKVGCPLIGSVLAVGDRRPYVVALVTLDPDACAAHAAERGLPDAAPAALATDPEVVAMVEDAVERANGKLSRVEQVKKTVVLPDVWEPGGDEVTPTMKLRRKPIAARYADRIEALYSA, from the coding sequence GTGCCGAACCCCGCCCCGAAGACGCTGTGCGAGTCGTTCCAATCCCTGGTCGCGGCCCATCCGGACCGGGTCGCGATCAGGACGCCCGGCGACACGACCGTGCTCACCTGGCGCGACTACGGCAGGCGCGTGGAGCGGATCGCGGCGGGGCTCGCCGGGCTCGGCGTCGGCAAGGGGGACACGGTCGGGATCATGCTCACCAACTCCCCGGAGTTCCATTTGGTGGACACCGCGGCGCTGCACGCCGGCGCGACGCCGTTCTCCATCTACAACACCAACCCGCCCGAGAAGGTCCGGTACCTGTTCGGCAACGCGGGCAACCGGGTCGTGGTGTGCGAGACGCAGTTCCTGGACGTGGTCGAGGCGGCCGCCCGCGCCGGGGACGTCGAGCACATCGTCTGCGTCGACGGCGAGCGCGAGGGCGTGATCTCGTTGGCGGAGCTGGAGAACTCGCCCGCGCCGGGGTTCGACTTCGAGGCTTCGTGGCGCGCGGTGGACGCGGGCGACGTGCTCACGATCGTCTACACCTCGGGCACCACCGGGCCGCCGAAGGGCGTCGAACTGACCCACGCCAACCTGATCGCGAACACGGAGGCGGCGCGAGAGGTGGCGGACATCGCCGTCGGGGACCGAGTGGTGTCCTACCTGCCCGACGCCCACGCCGCGAACCGGTGGGTGTGCCACTGGGGGAACCTGTTCACCGGCGTCGAGATCACCACGGTGGCGAACCCGAAGGAGGTGCTCGCCGCGCTGACCGACGCGCGCCCGACGTTCTTCGTCGGCGTGCCCGCGATCTGGTACAAGATCAAAGCCGGGGTGGAGGCGAAGCTCGCCGCCGAGAAGAGCCCGGTGAAGAAGCGGCTCGGCGCGTGGGCGATCGGCGTCGGGCGGCGCGTGGTCCGGCTCGAAGGGAAGCCGGTCCCGTTCCCGCTGCGGCTCCGGCACCGGATCGCCGACCGGCTGGTGCTTTCCCGGGTCCGTGCCGCGCTCGGGCTGGACGAGGTGAAGGTGGCGGCCTCCAGCGCCGCGCCGATCGAGCCGGACGCGCTCGAGTTCATGCTCGCGCTGGGCGTCACGGTGTGCGAGGCGTGGGGCATGTCCGAGCTGACCGCCGCGGCCACCGCGAACCGGCCGGGCCGGATCCGCGTCGGCACCGTCGGGACCCCGTTCAGCGGCGTCGAAGTGCGGATCGCCGAGGACGGGGAACTGCTCGTGCGCGGCCCGATCGTGATGAAGGGCTACCGCGGAGAGCCGGAGAAGACCGCGGAGATCCTCGATGCCGACGGCTGGCTGCATTCCGGCGACATCGCCACGATCGACGAGGACGGCTACGTCCGCATCGTCGACCGCAAGAAGGAACTGATCATCAACGCGGCGGGCAAGAACATGTCCCCGAGCAACATCGAGAACGCGGTGAAGGTCGGTTGCCCGCTGATCGGGTCGGTGCTGGCGGTCGGGGACCGGCGGCCCTACGTCGTGGCGCTGGTGACGCTCGACCCCGACGCCTGCGCGGCGCACGCGGCCGAACGCGGGCTGCCCGACGCCGCGCCCGCCGCGCTCGCCACCGATCCCGAAGTGGTCGCGATGGTCGAGGACGCGGTCGAGCGGGCGAACGGGAAGCTCTCGCGCGTGGAGCAGGTCAAGAAGACCGTGGTCCTGCCCGACGTGTGGGAACCCGGCGGCGACGAGGTCACGCCGACGATGAAGCTGCGGCGCAAGCCGATCGCGGCACGGTACGCGGACCGGATCGAAGCGCTCTACTCGGCTTAG
- a CDS encoding DUF1707 domain-containing protein, with the protein MRSPAWLTELPLSAADRTVVGERIEEARTAGLLTDEEAADRYARLATARTRGDLRGALPRSPGAVVPVDLLVAARLVAAVTFALTVVQIVVWVLVMVFSGNAEEPWWMWTALPGAAAVAGLWQARRWLSRRAR; encoded by the coding sequence GTGCGTTCACCGGCATGGCTCACCGAGCTGCCGCTCTCCGCGGCGGATCGGACGGTGGTGGGCGAGCGCATCGAGGAGGCGCGCACGGCCGGTCTGCTCACCGACGAGGAGGCGGCGGACCGGTACGCGCGCTTGGCGACCGCGAGGACGCGCGGCGACCTGCGGGGCGCGCTTCCCCGGTCGCCCGGCGCGGTCGTGCCCGTGGACCTGCTCGTGGCGGCGAGGCTGGTGGCCGCGGTGACCTTCGCGCTGACCGTGGTCCAGATCGTGGTGTGGGTGCTGGTGATGGTGTTCAGCGGGAACGCCGAGGAACCGTGGTGGATGTGGACCGCGCTGCCCGGCGCCGCCGCGGTGGCCGGGCTCTGGCAGGCGCGGCGCTGGCTCAGCCGCCGCGCGCGCTGA
- a CDS encoding TetR/AcrR family transcriptional regulator, whose product MTENDPKLPPGLALAWGVTPGPRRGPKPAHTIDDVVRAGIEVADADGFGAVSMPRIARHLGLTPNALYRYVRSKDELLVLLADTAWGPPPDSVVETGHWREAMTVWTRAFLERLRVHPWLLDMPSHGAPITPNLLGWMEVFLDGVSGSGLSAADALGAAVLLDNYARGTAALDRDLRQRTPALARPEVLEFLLPRMAERGFPITASVYGGGGYDDAELPEADIDFGLDRILDGIQVLVDRA is encoded by the coding sequence ATGACGGAGAACGACCCGAAGCTCCCGCCGGGACTCGCGCTCGCCTGGGGCGTCACGCCGGGGCCCCGGCGCGGCCCGAAGCCCGCGCACACCATCGACGACGTGGTGCGGGCCGGGATCGAAGTGGCCGACGCCGACGGGTTCGGCGCGGTGTCGATGCCGCGGATCGCCCGGCACCTCGGGCTCACTCCCAACGCGCTCTACCGCTACGTCCGGTCGAAGGACGAGCTGCTCGTCCTGCTCGCGGACACCGCGTGGGGCCCGCCGCCGGACTCGGTCGTCGAGACCGGGCACTGGCGCGAAGCCATGACCGTGTGGACACGCGCCTTCCTCGAACGGCTCCGCGTCCATCCGTGGCTGCTGGACATGCCCTCTCACGGCGCCCCGATCACGCCGAACCTGCTCGGCTGGATGGAGGTGTTCCTCGACGGCGTGTCCGGCTCCGGGCTGAGCGCCGCCGACGCGCTCGGCGCCGCGGTGCTGCTCGACAACTACGCGCGCGGCACCGCCGCACTGGACCGGGACCTGCGGCAGCGGACCCCGGCGCTCGCCCGGCCCGAGGTGCTCGAGTTCCTGCTGCCCCGGATGGCCGAACGGGGATTCCCGATCACGGCCTCGGTCTACGGCGGGGGCGGTTACGACGACGCCGAGCTTCCCGAAGCGGACATCGACTTCGGCCTCGACCGGATCCTCGACGGGATCCAGGTTCTCGTCGACCGCGCTTAG